From a single Brassica napus cultivar Da-Ae chromosome C9, Da-Ae, whole genome shotgun sequence genomic region:
- the LOC111208056 gene encoding uncharacterized protein LOC111208056, protein MIACINFVPAPAEDKGADLHLWRHRDEEDKPTFSSKATWEQRRVHNPKLSWCKAVWLQQSISRFAFITWLAFQDRLSMGARSRAWGCVQPCLFCGELDETRGHLFFACPYSFTVWIDLVGFLLGSRVNPD, encoded by the coding sequence ATGATAGCTTGCATCAACTTTGTTCCAGCTCCGGCGGAGGACAAAGGTGCTGATCTTCATCTATGGCGCCACAGGGATGAGGAGGACAAACCGACTTTTTCTAGCAAAGCAACATGGGAGCAACGTCGGGTCCACAACCCAAAACTCTCTTGGTGCAAAGCTGTTTGGCTTCAACAGAGCATTTCTCGGTTTGCCTTTATCACATGGTTAGCTTTTCAGGACAGGCTGTCTATGGGAGCGAGAAGTAGAGCTTGGGGTTGTGTGCAACCGTGCCTCTTTTGTGGTGAACTGGATGAGACTCGCGGCCACCTGTTCTTCGCTTGCCCTTACTCCTTTACGGTGTGGATCGATCTAGTAGGGTTTCTACTGGGCTCTCGTGTGAATCCCGACTAG